A section of the Kribbella sp. HUAS MG21 genome encodes:
- a CDS encoding DUF402 domain-containing protein translates to MRTLFRKYDGQPHRLVEAVRLGEDEHGLWVGSVPGTQGQRADGSWKTIDHHRVRLFPHGQWWSALFNDEAHQTAIYCDITMPPEFGVDTVTAVDLDLDIRLLRDGTVHVMDEDEFHEHQVRYNYPPQVVATARAVCDHLAATITTTEPFLTAYKPYLELIRSLDG, encoded by the coding sequence GTGAGGACCCTGTTCCGGAAGTACGACGGGCAGCCGCATCGCCTCGTCGAAGCGGTTCGGCTCGGCGAGGACGAGCACGGCCTGTGGGTCGGCTCCGTCCCCGGGACCCAGGGTCAGCGCGCCGACGGGAGCTGGAAGACGATCGACCACCATCGGGTCCGGCTGTTCCCGCACGGGCAGTGGTGGAGCGCGCTGTTCAACGACGAGGCGCACCAGACGGCGATCTACTGCGACATCACCATGCCGCCCGAGTTCGGCGTGGACACGGTCACCGCGGTGGACCTGGACCTCGACATCCGGCTGCTCCGGGACGGCACGGTGCATGTCATGGACGAGGACGAGTTCCACGAGCACCAGGTCCGCTACAACTACCCGCCTCAGGTCGTGGCCACGGCCCGCGCGGTCTGCGACCACCTGGCCGCCACCATCACCACCACGGAGCCGTTCCTGACGGCGTACAAGCCCTACCTCGAGCTGATCCGCTCCCTGGACGGGTGA
- a CDS encoding MerR family transcriptional regulator — protein MRIGELATRTGVSERALRYYETQGLLTPSRTPSGYRKYAESDLAAVRRIRTLLAAGLNTTQIQQVLPCLVDDDGLLTPTCSDLTAGLIQQRDRIDEAIHDLQTTRTNLTKLITSQPAD, from the coding sequence ATGCGAATCGGCGAACTGGCCACACGCACAGGCGTCAGCGAACGCGCACTGCGGTACTACGAGACCCAGGGCCTCCTGACCCCGTCACGCACCCCGAGCGGCTACCGCAAGTACGCCGAGTCCGACCTGGCCGCAGTACGCCGAATCAGAACCCTCCTGGCCGCCGGCCTCAACACCACCCAGATCCAGCAAGTACTCCCCTGCCTGGTCGACGACGACGGCCTCCTGACCCCAACCTGCTCAGACCTGACAGCCGGCCTCATCCAGCAACGCGACCGCATCGACGAAGCAATCCACGACCTACAAACAACCCGAACCAACCTCACCAAACTCATCACCAGCCAACCGGCGGACTGA
- a CDS encoding NAD(P)-binding domain-containing protein, translated as MTTVTVLGLGPMGHALAAAFVAADHPTTVWNRTPGRAGDLDVVVADTAVDAMAASPLVVVSLLDYEVAESVLDADALKGRTLANLSGGSPEQARAMAAWAAEHGIEYLDGVIVATPTAVGTAEATLYFSGPAAAYHSHRSTLSALGENAHYLGEDPGRAAGFDASLQDLFWTSMSGVVHMFALAKAQHIAPTEIAGHAKSMLALFPDLIDLVAEQVATDHFPGDLAQLTSVAATLDHILSTIRSSDLDNGVLTAVRAEVQQAIDNGHGSEGFARLAAR; from the coding sequence ATGACCACCGTGACTGTTCTCGGACTCGGACCCATGGGCCACGCCCTGGCCGCCGCGTTCGTTGCCGCCGACCACCCGACGACTGTTTGGAACCGCACCCCGGGAAGAGCCGGCGACCTCGACGTCGTCGTCGCCGACACGGCCGTCGACGCGATGGCGGCGAGCCCTCTCGTCGTCGTGTCCTTGCTGGACTACGAAGTGGCGGAGTCCGTCCTCGACGCCGACGCGCTGAAGGGCCGTACCCTCGCGAACCTCAGCGGCGGCTCACCCGAGCAGGCCCGCGCGATGGCGGCCTGGGCCGCCGAACACGGCATCGAGTACCTCGACGGCGTGATCGTCGCGACGCCCACGGCCGTCGGCACCGCTGAGGCGACGCTGTACTTCAGCGGACCGGCCGCCGCCTACCATTCGCACCGATCCACGCTGTCCGCACTCGGCGAGAACGCGCACTACCTCGGCGAGGACCCGGGCAGAGCCGCCGGTTTCGACGCGTCGCTGCAAGACCTGTTCTGGACGTCGATGAGCGGCGTCGTGCACATGTTCGCCCTCGCCAAGGCACAGCACATCGCGCCCACCGAGATCGCCGGCCACGCGAAGTCGATGCTCGCACTGTTCCCCGACCTGATCGACCTGGTCGCCGAGCAGGTGGCGACCGATCACTTCCCAGGCGACCTGGCCCAGCTCACGTCCGTGGCCGCGACCCTCGACCACATCCTCAGCACCATCCGCTCGAGCGACCTCGACAACGGCGTACTCACCGCCGTCCGCGCCGAAGTACAACAAGCGATCGACAACGGCCACGGCTCCGAGGGCTTCGCCCGGCTCGCAGCCCGCTGA
- a CDS encoding CPBP family glutamic-type intramembrane protease, with translation MNNATLTQSRPKFVETLLADKHSIPLSIALHLVPGALIVAVYAFAAAPLVRSIGYPPFLAWAIALAVVLFPLLLGLAWLGKQVTGRYCLRGGALSYMDRPVPRGKVTALIAFCLVWMTVVSLSLIPLDNLLYDNVFSWITYEGTGDSATSYLNGYSQQKLLTTLLICGPFTGWFLPLIEEYYFRGFLLPRLPQLRGWAPIFNVFFFSVYHFWAPWTVLSKLVFLYPGVHLAWKKQDIRISIGMHPGSALLMTVVGVIAVALGRTSL, from the coding sequence GTCGAGACCCTCCTCGCCGACAAGCACTCGATCCCGCTGTCCATCGCGCTGCACCTGGTCCCGGGCGCGCTGATCGTCGCCGTCTACGCCTTCGCCGCGGCACCGCTCGTCCGGTCCATCGGCTACCCGCCGTTCCTGGCCTGGGCGATCGCCTTGGCGGTGGTCCTCTTCCCGCTCCTGCTGGGCCTGGCCTGGCTGGGCAAGCAGGTCACCGGCCGCTACTGCCTGCGGGGCGGCGCCCTGAGCTACATGGACCGGCCGGTCCCGCGCGGCAAGGTCACCGCCTTGATCGCGTTCTGTCTCGTGTGGATGACCGTCGTGTCGCTCTCGCTGATCCCGCTCGACAACCTGCTGTACGACAACGTCTTCTCGTGGATCACCTACGAGGGCACCGGCGACAGCGCGACGTCGTACCTGAACGGCTACTCGCAGCAGAAGCTGCTGACCACGCTGCTGATCTGCGGCCCGTTCACCGGCTGGTTCCTGCCGCTCATCGAGGAGTACTACTTCCGCGGGTTCCTGCTGCCCCGCCTGCCGCAGCTGCGCGGCTGGGCGCCGATCTTCAACGTGTTCTTCTTCTCGGTCTACCACTTCTGGGCGCCGTGGACGGTGCTGTCCAAGCTCGTCTTCCTCTACCCCGGCGTGCACCTGGCGTGGAAGAAGCAGGACATCCGGATCTCGATCGGCATGCACCCCGGCTCGGCGCTGCTGATGACGGTCGTCGGCGTCATCGCCGTGGCGCTGGGCCGGACGTCGCTGTAG
- a CDS encoding DUF402 domain-containing protein — protein MRDVRVVYRKYDEKLHWHQWMRYLGEDEYGVWLGAPAGSVSQRGAEPEVTQDEAHVQLFPRDKWFTAIFNDEPRYTLIYADITTPVEFSEDVVTMVDLDLDVIKRRDGTVFIDDEDEFEEHQVKYSYPPDVIRTARETCDWLFGAVSTEEPFLTVYKTYLDKIR, from the coding sequence ATGCGTGATGTCCGGGTGGTGTACCGCAAGTACGACGAGAAGCTGCACTGGCATCAGTGGATGCGGTACCTGGGAGAGGACGAGTACGGCGTCTGGCTGGGCGCGCCGGCCGGTTCGGTGTCGCAGCGGGGCGCCGAGCCCGAGGTGACGCAGGACGAGGCGCATGTGCAGCTGTTCCCGCGGGACAAGTGGTTCACCGCGATCTTCAACGACGAGCCGCGGTACACGCTGATCTACGCCGACATCACCACGCCCGTCGAGTTCTCCGAGGACGTGGTGACGATGGTGGACCTCGACCTGGACGTGATCAAGCGCCGGGACGGGACCGTGTTCATCGACGACGAGGACGAGTTCGAGGAACACCAGGTGAAGTACAGCTACCCGCCCGACGTGATCCGCACCGCCCGCGAGACCTGCGACTGGCTCTTCGGTGCGGTCTCCACCGAAGAGCCCTTCCTGACTGTCTACAAGACTTATCTCGACAAGATCCGGTGA
- a CDS encoding amino acid permease, with the protein MSLVRKKTIEQSIADTDEPEYQLKKRLTALDLTVFGIGVIIGAGIFTLTGRAAKLYAGPGIALSFVLAAICCALAALCYAEFSSTVPVSGSAYTFSYFSLGEIFAWIIGWDLLLELMLGASVVAQGWSTYAALFLEQIGLGWPSSIGPDSSVNVLAMLLVLVLATLATIGIKESLRVNLVLVAIKLFVVLFVIVAGLFYIKGENLTPFVPPSVPAPNGDVTITTPLFQALFGFTPSTFGIMGLVSGASLVFFAFIGFDVVATTAEEAQNPQRDLPRGIIGSLAICTVLYVLVCIVITGMVKYTDINGEAALAEAFRSVGRGGFATLISAGAVAGLTTVVLTLMIGAARVVFAMSRDHLMPRQLGKTHAKWGTPYRLTIGIGVLVAIVAGVTPIGKLEEMVNIGTLAAFTLVSIAVPLLRRSRPDIQRSFRVPLSPVIPILSALICLYLMLNLSLETWLRFGLWMLLGFAIYAVYGYHKSRVGLEERTGQEQKA; encoded by the coding sequence ATGAGTCTTGTGCGGAAGAAGACGATCGAGCAGTCGATCGCCGACACCGACGAGCCGGAGTACCAGCTCAAGAAACGCCTCACCGCGCTCGACCTGACGGTCTTCGGCATCGGCGTCATCATCGGTGCCGGCATCTTCACGCTGACCGGCCGCGCGGCCAAGCTGTACGCCGGTCCGGGCATCGCGCTGTCCTTCGTACTGGCCGCGATCTGCTGTGCGCTGGCCGCGTTGTGCTACGCCGAGTTCTCGTCGACCGTGCCGGTGTCCGGTTCGGCGTACACGTTCTCGTACTTCTCGCTCGGTGAGATCTTCGCCTGGATCATCGGCTGGGACCTGCTGCTCGAATTGATGCTCGGGGCAAGCGTCGTCGCCCAGGGCTGGTCGACGTACGCCGCCTTGTTCCTGGAACAGATCGGGCTCGGCTGGCCGTCCTCGATCGGGCCGGACAGCAGCGTCAACGTGCTCGCGATGCTGCTGGTCCTGGTGCTGGCGACGCTCGCGACGATCGGGATCAAGGAGTCGCTGCGGGTCAACCTGGTGCTGGTCGCGATCAAGCTGTTCGTGGTGCTGTTCGTGATCGTCGCCGGGCTGTTCTACATCAAGGGCGAGAACCTGACGCCGTTCGTCCCGCCGAGCGTGCCCGCGCCGAACGGCGACGTGACGATCACCACGCCGTTGTTCCAGGCGCTGTTCGGCTTCACGCCGTCGACGTTCGGGATCATGGGCCTGGTGTCCGGCGCGTCGCTGGTGTTCTTCGCGTTCATCGGCTTCGACGTGGTCGCCACCACCGCCGAGGAGGCGCAGAACCCGCAGCGCGACCTGCCGCGCGGCATCATCGGCTCGCTGGCGATCTGCACGGTGCTGTACGTGCTGGTCTGCATCGTGATCACGGGCATGGTGAAGTACACCGACATCAACGGCGAGGCGGCACTGGCCGAGGCGTTCCGGTCCGTCGGGCGCGGTGGTTTCGCGACGCTGATCTCCGCGGGTGCGGTCGCGGGTCTCACCACCGTTGTGCTGACGTTGATGATCGGCGCGGCGCGGGTGGTCTTCGCGATGAGCCGCGACCACCTGATGCCCCGGCAGCTCGGCAAGACGCACGCCAAGTGGGGTACGCCGTACCGCCTCACGATCGGGATCGGCGTCCTGGTCGCGATCGTCGCGGGTGTCACCCCGATCGGCAAGCTCGAGGAAATGGTCAACATCGGCACGCTGGCCGCCTTCACGCTGGTGTCGATCGCGGTCCCGCTGCTCCGCAGGAGCCGCCCCGACATCCAGCGCTCCTTCCGCGTCCCGCTGAGCCCGGTGATCCCGATCCTCTCGGCCCTCATCTGCCTCTACCTGATGCTCAACCTCTCCCTCGAAACCTGGCTCCGCTTCGGCCTCTGGATGCTCCTCGGCTTCGCCATCTACGCCGTCTACGGCTACCACAAGAGCCGAGTAGGCCTGGAAGAACGCACCGGCCAGGAACAAAAGGCCTGA
- the dxs gene encoding 1-deoxy-D-xylulose-5-phosphate synthase, with protein sequence MRVLETVDGPADLKKLTGQQLTDLAAEIRDVLVETVSRTGGHLGPNLGMVEITLAMHRVFDSPRDRLVFDTGHQTYVHKLLTGRAGQFGTLRQQGGLSGYPSQAESEHDLVENSHASTALSYADGLAKAYRLRKEDRHVVALIGDGGLTGGMAWEALNNIAAAKDLKLVVIVNDNGRSYSPTVGGLATHLTSLRTNPRYEKVLDLIKKNLGRTPYVGPPMYEVLHGVKKGLKDMLAPQGMFEDLGLKYVGPIDGHDRQALEDALRNAKSFGGPVIVHAVTQKGFGYPAAEQDEEDNFHQIRPLNKPRGWTDVFSDELVRIGHRRPDLVAITAAMLHPTGLAAFAAEFPDRTFDVGIAEQHAVTSAAGLAMGGMHPVVGLYATFLNRAFDQLLLDVALHKCGVTVVLDRAGVTGDDGASHNGMWDMSILQVVPGLRLAAPRDGKRVEELLNEAVDVDDAPTVLRFAKGEVFPDIDAVDRVGEIDVLKRSGKDVLLVGIGSMAATAMDVAQRLEAHGFGVTVVDPRWVKPVDPKLVELAADFKLVVTIEDNGRAGGCGTMIAQALRDAGVRTPFRDFGIPQQFLDHAKRAAVLQEIGLTGQEVAREITEQLTRHDSDALNEPDPAGDRPST encoded by the coding sequence ATGCGCGTGCTGGAGACGGTAGATGGGCCGGCGGACCTCAAGAAGCTGACCGGTCAGCAGCTCACCGATCTGGCGGCGGAGATCCGGGACGTGCTGGTGGAGACCGTGTCCCGGACCGGCGGTCACCTCGGCCCGAATCTCGGCATGGTCGAGATCACGCTGGCGATGCACCGCGTGTTCGACTCGCCGCGTGACCGGCTGGTGTTCGACACCGGCCACCAGACGTACGTGCACAAGCTGCTCACCGGCCGCGCCGGGCAGTTCGGCACGCTCCGCCAGCAGGGCGGCCTGTCCGGCTACCCGAGCCAGGCCGAGTCCGAGCACGACCTCGTCGAGAACAGCCACGCCTCGACCGCGCTCTCGTACGCCGACGGCCTCGCGAAGGCGTACCGGCTGCGCAAGGAGGACCGGCACGTCGTCGCGCTGATCGGCGACGGCGGCCTCACCGGCGGCATGGCCTGGGAGGCGCTGAACAACATCGCCGCCGCGAAGGACCTCAAGCTGGTCGTGATCGTCAACGACAACGGCCGCTCGTACAGCCCGACCGTCGGCGGTCTCGCCACCCACCTGACCAGCCTGCGCACCAACCCGCGGTACGAGAAGGTCCTCGACCTGATCAAGAAGAACCTCGGCCGGACGCCGTACGTCGGTCCGCCGATGTACGAGGTGCTGCACGGGGTGAAGAAGGGCCTCAAGGACATGCTCGCTCCGCAGGGCATGTTCGAGGATCTCGGCCTGAAGTACGTCGGCCCGATCGACGGCCACGACCGGCAGGCGCTCGAGGACGCGCTGCGGAACGCGAAGTCCTTCGGCGGCCCGGTGATCGTGCACGCGGTCACCCAGAAGGGCTTCGGCTACCCGGCCGCCGAGCAGGACGAGGAGGACAACTTCCACCAGATCCGCCCGCTCAACAAGCCGCGCGGCTGGACCGACGTGTTCTCCGACGAGCTGGTGCGGATCGGCCACCGGCGCCCGGACCTGGTCGCGATCACCGCCGCGATGCTGCACCCGACCGGCCTGGCCGCGTTCGCGGCCGAGTTCCCGGACCGGACGTTCGACGTCGGCATCGCCGAGCAGCACGCGGTGACGAGCGCGGCGGGCCTGGCGATGGGCGGGATGCACCCGGTCGTCGGCCTCTACGCGACCTTCCTGAACCGCGCGTTCGACCAGCTGCTGCTGGACGTCGCCCTGCACAAGTGCGGCGTGACCGTCGTCCTCGACCGTGCGGGCGTGACCGGTGACGACGGCGCGAGCCACAACGGTATGTGGGACATGTCGATCCTCCAGGTCGTCCCGGGCCTCCGCCTCGCCGCGCCGCGCGACGGCAAGCGCGTCGAGGAGCTGCTCAACGAGGCGGTCGACGTCGACGACGCCCCGACCGTACTGCGGTTCGCGAAGGGCGAGGTGTTCCCGGACATCGACGCCGTCGACCGCGTCGGGGAGATCGACGTACTGAAGCGATCCGGAAAGGACGTGCTGCTGGTCGGCATCGGGTCGATGGCGGCGACCGCAATGGACGTCGCGCAGCGGCTCGAGGCCCACGGCTTCGGCGTCACCGTGGTCGACCCGCGCTGGGTCAAGCCGGTCGACCCGAAGCTGGTCGAGCTGGCCGCGGACTTCAAGCTGGTCGTCACGATCGAGGACAACGGGCGCGCGGGCGGCTGCGGCACGATGATCGCGCAGGCGCTGCGCGACGCCGGCGTCCGGACCCCGTTCCGGGACTTCGGCATCCCGCAGCAGTTCCTCGACCACGCCAAGCGGGCCGCCGTACTGCAGGAGATCGGGCTGACCGGCCAGGAGGTGGCCCGGGAGATCACCGAGCAGCTGACCCGGCACGACAGCGACGCGCTCAACGAGCCGGACCCGGCCGGCGACCGCCCGAGTACCTAG